The nucleotide window CgttaatttacttaacacatcTCTTGAAACCGCATATTGCAAATGTCACAGCGCAGGCGGGTCTGGGCTTAGAGAACATTCTGTACACAGTTGCATCAGGGCATTTTTTGTACAACATGGGCAATGCAgagaatatgggaaaggcaactgtatgtctggaacttaaacacttcttacacacacgtgtacagTTCCCTGGACATAAACCTCTGTGTGTTATTAGAGGAATTCCACAGAGTGACAGGTTTGTCCTTTATAGTAAAACCGATGacgcatatttaatatgtagtcatactatttatatccactgtatacatgtattcatcctgcacacacacacacacacacacacacacttaatcctTCCATATATGACTTTTTATTTCAGGATTTCTAAATGTAATTGGGTGCGTTGATGTCAAACACATTCCTATTAAAGCTTCTTCAATAAATGAGGGAGACGATGTTAATAGGAAATTTATTCATAGTATCAATGTTCAGGTAACAACCTAATTTTGTGtgcttaattttttgccttgttaaactcattaaactttttacttttttaatatgtgaggcaactcacatcattactaatgatgatgcaaaatggccaggaTCTGTACATGATTCCAGAATTCTCCACGAGTCATCATTatgccagacatttcagcagggtatgttttgctctattcaatgttttatatatatatatatatatatatatatatatatatatatatatatatatattttttttttttttttttttttttttatatatatatatttgtattgtacacttgagtcattacaggacagtacaatggttacttgctgggggacagaggatacccttgtctgccgtatttaatgacaccctaccctgaacctgatcctgtgttgtgcttcaccacATTGCCACTATAAGAGGAGAGAGACACCTTTCTTGTATTGAAGAAGAGGCCCAGAGGAacctttacagatttttgcacacaacagAGATGGAAGACAGGATttgttaaaattacttttattaaattgtttgcactggtctgctgctcagttcatttctttatttcctaaaaaacaataaaagtaaaatgaaataaaatgtctttttttaatgacattgctttatatacacacaacacttttaacatgcaacagattaatatacgcacaagttctcaccttaaggtgacgctccagtaattcaatttctagtgttgcttttttaatggatagccttttcttttccatttaaggtccatctccatgtcactttctcttatttgtttttgaagatggaccttatacagaTCCTTTACTGGCAACTAGGAAGGAAactaggatttattattaaaaataattattatccaCTAACTTACCCTCAAACTTATCCGGGtatgtcacataacctgctttctggaatacccccctggccgaagccactaacccaaacacctttccccaacagggtgaacacataacaacccctccgaGCCCTGAGATGGGTCggctttcattttaaatgtgaagGAGAAAGGCGTTACCCCGggaaacatttttgttattaggGTTTAAAGTCTCTTCACATCCCAATAACTTTATCATTTTGTTATCACATGTTATCAACATCTGATACGTCATAATCATTGAGGCTGTCTTATAATTTAAAGAAAGAGATGAAACTTAGGCTgccaaaaattaagaaaaactgTGGCAATGTCtaagaaatgctttaaaaaactaCATTCAAAGCGACCTGAAAAACTAAATACCTTTTTCAAGTAAATCCCACTCAATTAGTATGTGTCTTTATAaggaaaaatctgaaaacatAAGTTTATAGTACCTTACTAACATtcagagcctttttttttttttttttacattttaataattaaatgaatataaaaaaaaataacttttttttccgaAACCTGCCCTACGTTACAAGATCATAATTTACAAGCTCTCAGCAACCCTATTGTGTTTGAGCACTTCGGGGTGAAGGACCTTGTTCAACAGTGACGACTGACCCTGTGAATCACTGGCACAGAAACAACGGATTTATACCTGTCGCCCAATGCGCCGAGCGGCATGTAGAGGAAACTATTCATCCAGTAACCCTATtacaataaatgaaatgatctcagctgTCTCATAGTTTACAAATGTGAAAAGCCCCTGACCTGATGTGTTACCTTGTCTAAAGAGGTTATAATAAATTTATGTTTTGGATGGATATTGCCTGCCATCTTGTGGCCGAGTTTAGTAAGTGACTGTTTCCCTAACTCACTTGTCTCTAAATGCTCTAACATTTAGGTTAGTTATAtcagtaaaagaaaataatctaaggtaatactactactactactactactactaatgataataataataataaataaataaataaatataatttcccATGCAGCATGGTGgggtaatggttagcactgtggtttcACAACACATTACATACGCATGGTCAAAAATGCTTCACCTTTACACTGTTAGTTGATGTACCAATTATACACTGATATGTAACGATGTTTCAACAGATATGCCATTATACTTTGTGAATTATAAAGTACTACTGATACTTACGTTGGCcttgatttatatttttatcatgtccCATGAATGCTTATTTGCAGTCCTCCGGTCAATGGTCTTTTGTTGTCTTAATTctattaaaatctgtttaaaaacattGTCAGCAGAGATTTGTCACTGTTGTGATGTCATTTTACATCATGttcttaatattttgttattagCTATGCAAATTATTAGCCAAATAAAGGTATTaacattaaatagtttttaactttttttgagaAATGTTCTACAAAAATTCCCTACATTAATGATTTTTCGTCTATATTTCTAGTCAATCCAATTGAATTCATCTTGTGCCATATCTCAGCTAAGTAGTGACAGTCTATTAGTAAGTGTTCAATCGACTCATTATCAGAACAGTTTTCAACAGGACATGTTTTAGATGTAACATTACAATTCCATTTGACAACACAGCGTACAGCTAGATGACCAACACTGATGAGCCACAACACATCCCTCATGGTCTCAGTGATATcctttgtttttcaattttttatgtGCTCTAGACTTTCATTTCATGAATTCATTTCATGAATGACTGAATTAAAACTTTCATTGGACTGGGTTGAAAGTGTACTCAGATGTTTGTGTTGATCAGATGAACAGGAGCCTTAGCTGCAGTGCTGCTCTAGGTGCCTTAAAGTTATAGTGGACTTGGAAAAGGTTAGAAAAGGTACCTGAAGGCCACAGATATGCTCTAAATCCCTGCTTTTTTTCAGTGGTCTATGTCAGTGTTTACACTTACACTAATGATGAATGATTTATTTGGTATAAAATATAATCgctcattttatatatttttttatggggaAAACATCACTTCTCCTTGTACCATCATTACTGGAGAAAACgtattaaaaatattgtattactCGACGGGTAGTATTAGTCCCGCCCCATCGCCTGGTCTCAAGTAGGTCCGCTGGAGACGAATAAACACGTGACAGCTGCACCGTGGATATTATTCAGAAAGTTAATTTCGTGAAAGCAGCACGATGTCAGGAAGAGGCAAGGGCGGGAAAGGACTCGGGAAAGGAGGCGCTAAACGTCACCGTAAGGTTCTCCGCGATAACATCCAGGGAATCACCAAGCCCGCTATTCGCCGTCTGGCGCGCCGTGGCGGAGTGAAACGTATTTCCGGTCTGATCTACGAGGAGACTCGCGGTGTTCTCAAGGTGTTTCTGGAGAACGTCATCCGCGACGCAGTCACCTACACCGAGCATGCTAAAAGAAAGACCGTCACCGCCATGGATGTGGTGTACGCTCTGAAACGTCAGGGACGCACCCTGTACGGCTTCGGCGGTTAAACACTCCACCGGCTAACGACACGAACAcaacggctcttttaagagccacccacaTCTCCAACAAAAGAGCTCCTGTCTCCACCTTTGTGTAAAAATGCATCTTAAGCTTATTAAGCACCGTCTACAAAACATCATCGTTTAATACTTGTCTATCTGCGGGCAGTTGAGAGAACTAGATGTGTTGGATTTCTCGCCTTGTCCAAATAATCAGGAAACCGTTTTAAAAGACTTTCGAATCCATTTAAAGCATCACAAGACATGAACaaagcatttaaatgttgttacacacacacacactagttgaAAATGTGGACGCAAAAGGATAacgtttatttacaaattatatgtacagAATATCTTTTGATGGTCGAACACGTGATATACTTATTTTCtggattaaattattgtaaatatcctggtttatttatttattataaagaacAATAAATTAACCCGCGACTCTAAAACGGCGGGAAGGGACACAAAGCGAAGCGGAGGGGGAGGAGTAACAGGAAGAGACTGAGGTGGTAGGAGGTCCCTCACGTGTTGAGGTTTTGAATATAGACCAATCAAAATCCGTTCTTGGCTTGTGCTTAATTACAATGTGACCTGTACATAGAGGGCCCTCGAGGCGGAGCTGTTCATTCTTCTCTCAGTTTCATCCAGAAGTAACAGCATCATGCCTGAGCCAGCCAAGGCCGCTCCCAAGAAGGGCTCGAAGAAAGCCGTGACCAAGACCGCCGGCAAAGGAGGCAAGAAGCGCAGAAAGTCCAGGAAGGAGAGCTACGCCATCTACGTGTACAAAGTCCTGAAGCAGGTTCACCCCGACACCGGCATTTCGTCCAAGGCGATGGGGATCATGAATTCGTTCGTCAACGACATTTTCGAGCGCATTGCCGGTGAGTCCTCTCGTCTGGCTCACTACAACAAACGCTCCACCATCACTTCCCGGGAGATCCAGACTGCCGTGCGCCTGTTGTTGCCCGGTGAGTTGGCCAAGCACGCCGTGTCCGAGGGCACCAAGGCCGTGACTAAATACACCAGCTCCAAGTAAAGCGCGTCACCGCCGCCTTCATCAACAcaacggctcttttaagagccacccatgTTGTCCGTCAAAGAGTGATTTCCTGCCGTGTAGGTTTGTGTAGTAAATTTCTAGGAACCACTTgtaaatcatataatttttaaGCTGAATTGTTCTAGATCAAAGTAGTTTCTAGCAGTACAGAGCTGTTCAGAACTAGCGTGTAGAAGCTCTACAATAAAAGTCTTGTCACTTTTAgatgcaaaaataaaaccatgaaTCTCGGACGCCCAAAGGAATATCATTTAATACAACATAAATACTAAGATTTGGATGAACAATGAAAAACTTctactatttaaatatttaactccTGTTTTTGATTCATATGTATAAAGTGACTGGGATTGTTTAGTTCTATTATAAATCCactataataaatttttataatgttcTATTAGACTTTTATTATTGACTTCAGCTCTTGTAAACCTCAATTTTGAGCTTGCATTCGTTGTGTACGTCCTGCAGACCTTATTTACTGGAGCTCATACCCCACATtttttaggggggaaaaaagataaGATGAAGCCTATTGTACTGCTTATCACAGAATACTCCAGTGAGATGTTTACCAAAATCACTTTTTgaaagattttgtgtgtgtatatatactcagcaaaaaagaaacgtcctcagactttcaactgtttttactttcagttaacttaatgtgtaaatatttgtatgaacactaaaagagtcaacaccataagacataaactaaaaatgtttcccaatgtgtccctgaatgaagggaggctcaaaatcaaaagtaccagtcagtatctggtgtggccaccagctgcttgaagtactgcagtgcatctcctcctcatggactgcctattgcggacagtctgagcactgatggagggatcgtgtgttcctggtgtgactcgggcagttgttgtggccatcctgtacctcaattcaattcaattcaattttatttgtatagcgcttttaacaattttcattgccgcaaagcagctttacacagtcaaaagaattatttaagtttgtatgaaatg belongs to Clarias gariepinus isolate MV-2021 ecotype Netherlands chromosome 2, CGAR_prim_01v2, whole genome shotgun sequence and includes:
- the LOC128543146 gene encoding histone H2B-like, which encodes MPEPAKAAPKKGSKKAVTKTAGKGGKKRRKSRKESYAIYVYKVLKQVHPDTGISSKAMGIMNSFVNDIFERIAGESSRLAHYNKRSTITSREIQTAVRLLLPVRTLAAAEGGAFS
- the LOC128543261 gene encoding histone H4; the protein is MSGRGKGGKGLGKGGAKRHRKVLRDNIQGITKPAIRRLARRGGVKRISGLIYEETRGVLKVFLENVIRDAVTYTEHAKRKTVTAMDVVYALKRQGRTLYGFGG